Below is a genomic region from Pseudomonas sp. JQ170C.
CCGTTTTATGACGGTCAGTCACGCGAGAGAGCACGATGCCCCAGGCCGCCCCCATCTCCTGTGTCCCTGAAGTGAAGGGGCAGAACGCCGCCGAACAGGAAAGCCGCCTTGGCCTCGAGCAGGCCTTTGCCCTGTTCGATCAGGTCTCCAGTCAGTTGAGCGAGTCCTACAACCTGCTCGAAGCCCGGGTCACCGAACTCAAGGGCGAGTTGGCGGTGGTCAGCGCCCAGCGCATGGCCGAGCTTGCCGAGAAGGAGCGCCTGGCCAACCGCTTGCAGAACCTGCTTGACCTGTTGCCCGGTGGCGTCATTGTCATCGATGCCCAGGGGCGCGTGCGCGAGGCCAATCCTGCGGCCTGCGACTTGCTGGGCGAGCCGCTGGAAGGGGAACTGTGGCGTGAAGTGATCGCCCGCAGTTTTGCCCCGCGTGATGACGACGGCCATGAAGTGTCGCTGCGTGACGGGCGCCGCCTGTCGATCGCCACGCGTTCGCTGGATGCCGAGCCCGGGCAGTTGGTGCTGCTCAACGACCTGACCGAAACCCGTCAGTTGCAAGGGCAGTTGGCCCGCCATGAGCGCCTGTCTTCGCTGGGGAAAATGGTCGCTTCACTGGCCCATCAAATTCGTACGCCGCTGTCGGCGGCCCTGCTGTATGCAAGCCACCTGGCCGAGCAGACCCTGCCGGTCGAAACCCAGCAGCGTTTTGCCGGCAACCTAAAGGAGCGCCTGCATGAGCTTGAGCATCAAGTGCGCGACATGCTGGTGTTCGCCCGCGGCGAGCTGCCGCTGACCGACCGGCTCACGCCCAAGGCACTGTTCCAGGCCCTGCAGCAGGCCGCCCAGGCTCATGTGCAGGGTCATGAAGTGCGCTGGCAGTGCGACAGCCACCTGGGCGAGTTGCTGTGCAACCGCGACACCCTGGTCGGCGCCTTGCTCAACCTGATCGAAAACGCCCTGCAGGCCAGCACTGAGCCGGCGCGCCTGAAGGTCCACCTGTACCGCCGTGGGCAGGTGCTGCGCCTGTGCATCAGCGATGCCGGGGCCGGCATCGACAGCGCCTTGCTGGCGCGACTGGGTGAACCCTTCCTGACCACCAAGGCCACCGGTACCGGGCTTGGTCTGGCGGTGGTCAAGGCGGTGACGCGAGCCCACCAGGGCGTTCTGCAACTTCGCTCGCGGCCTGGCCGCGGCACCTGTGCGCTGGTCACGTTGCCGTTGATCGATGCGCGGAACATGGAGAGCACGCAATGAAGGCAATCAAGGTGCTGCTGGTCGAAGACGATCGGGCACTGCGTCAGGCCCTGGGCGATACCCTGGAGCTGGGCGGCTTCGAGTACCGCGCCGTCGGTTCTGCCGAAGAGGCGCTGGAAGCGGTGGCCGCCGAGGCGTTCAGCCTGGTGGTCAGCGACGTCAACATGCCGGGCATGGACGGGCACCAGTTGCTGGCCCTGTTGCGGGCGCGCCAGCCGCACCTGCCGGTGCTGTTGATGACCGCCCACGCGGCGGTCGAGCGCGCGGTCGAGGCCATGCGCCAGGGCGCCGTGGATTATCTGGTCAAGCCGTTCGAGCCACGGGCACTGCTGGACCTGGTGACGCGTCACGCCCTTGGCGTGGTGGCGGGGCAGGCCGACGAAGGGCCGGTGGCCTGCGAGCCGGCCAGTGCGCAATTGCTGGAGCTGGCCGCGCGGGTGGCGCGCAGCGATTCCACCGTGTTGATCTCCGGTGAGTCCGGCACCGGCAAAGAGGTGCTGGCGCGCTATATCCATCAACAGTCCAGGCGCGCCAATGAGCCGTTCGTGGCGATCAACTGCGCCGCGATCCCCGACAACATGCTTGAGGCGACCCTGTTCGGTCACGAGAAGGGCTCCTTCACTGGCGCCATTGCCGCCCAGGCAGGCAAGTTCGAGCAGGCCGACGGCGGCACGTTGTTGCTCGACGAAATTTCCGAGATGCCACTGGCGCTGCAGGCCAAGCTGCTGCGCGTGTTGCAGGAGCGGGAAGTGGAGCGGGTCGGTGGGCGCAGGCCGATTGCCCTGGATATTCGCGTGGTGGCTACCACTAACCGTGATCTGGCAGGTGAAGTGGCCGCGGGTCGGTTCCGTGAGGACCTGTTCTATCGGCTGTCGGTGTTTCCGCTGGCCTGGCGTCCGTTGCGCGAGCGCAGCGCCGATATTCTGCCGCTGGCCGAGCGCTTGCTGGCCAGGCACGTCAATAAAATGAAGCATGCCCCCGTGCGCCTCTCGCCCGAGGCCAGGACTTGCCTGCAGGGTTATGCCTGGCCGGGCAATGTGCGTGAGCTGGACAACGCCCTCCAGCGGGCGTTGATCCTGCAGCAGGGCGGGGTGATCGAGGCGGCGGATTTTTGTCTGGCCGGGGTCATGCCGATGTTCACCACTGCCTCGGCGCCGGCGCCGGCCCTGGCGGTAGCGCCGCTTGAGCCAGCGGCCAGCGGCTTGGGCGATGACATGCGCCGTCACGAGTTCCAGATGATCATCGATACCCTGCGCGCCGAGCGTGGCCGGCGCAAGGAAGCGGCCGAGCGCCTGGGCATCAGTCCACGCACCCTGCGCTACAAACTGGCGCAGATGCGGGATGCCGGGATGGATGTCGAGGCCAGCCTCTACGCCACATAAGGGTCGGGTGCCTACGGGCTTTTGTCCGCCGGTCGGACAGAGCTGGCACTCTTGTTGCTAAGTCCTGCCTATCCGCTGCGTGAGTGTCAAAAAAATGCGGGTCGTCGGAGAGAGAAGTCCATGAGCCAAGGTGTTGAATTTAATCGATTGATGTTGGACATGCGGGCCATGCAGATGGACGCCATGTCGATGCCAAAAGCGGCGGCTGCGCCTGAGCTGGGCTCAAGCAATTTTGCCGACATGCTGGGGCAGGCCATCAATAAGGTCAGCGACACCCAGCAGGCTTCCACGCAACTGGCCAATGCCTTCGAGATCGGCAAGAGCGGCGTGGACCTGACCGACGTGATGATCGCTTCGCAAAAAGCCAGCGTTTCCTTTCAGGCCTTGACCCAGGTGCGCAACAAGCTGGTCCAGGCCTATCAAGACATCATGCAGATGCCGGTATAAGGGCGAGATTGAGTCATGGCCGAAGCAGTCGTCGATAACGTGCCCGCCAAAGGCAGCGCAGCCGCGTCCAAGCCGCCGCTGTTCGGCATGTCGTTCCTTGAGAACATCTCGCAGATGCCGATGCTGCGCCAGGTGGGCCTGCTGGTGGGCCTGGCGGCGAGCGTGGCGATCGGTTTTGCCGTGGTGCTCTGGTCGCAGCAGCCCGACTATCGGCCGTTGTACGGCAGCCTGGCCGGCATGGACACCAAGCAGGTCATGGAAACCCTGGCCGCAGCCGACATCCCCTACACCGTCGAACCCAATTCCGGTGCCTTGCTGGTCAAGTCCGACGACATTTCCCGCGCGCGCCTGAAACTTGCCGCTGCCGGTGTGGCGCCGGGCGACGGCAACGTCGGTTTTGAAATCCTCGATAAAGAGCAGGGCCTGGGTACCAGTCAGTTCATGGAAGCCACCCGTTATCGCCGCGGCCTTGAAGGCGAGCTGGCGCGCACGGTGTCGAGCCTGAACAACGTCAAGGCAGCACGGGTACACCTGGCGATTCCGAAAAGCTCGGTGTTCGTACGCGATGAGCGCAAGCCCAGCGCCTCGGTACTGGTCGAGCTGTATCCGGGCCGCGCCTTGGAGGCGGGCCAGGTGATGGCCATCGTCAACCTGGTGGCAACCAGCGTGCCGGAGCTGAACAAGGCCGACGTGACGGTGGTCGATCAGAAGGGCAACCTGCTCTCCGACCAGGTGCACAACTCCGAGCTGACCATGGCCGGCAAGCAGTTCGACTACAGCCGCCGCATGGAAGGCATGCTCACCCAGCGTGTGCATAACATCCTGCAGCCGGTGCTGGGCAACGACCGCTACAAGGCCGAAGTGTCGGCCGATGTCGACTTCAGCGCCGTCGAGTCCACCTCCGAACAATTCAATCCTGATCAACCGGCGCTGCGCAGCGAGCAGTCGGTCAATGAACAGCGCTCCAGCAGCATGGGCCCGCAAGGTGTGCCCGGTGCTCTGAGCAACCAGCCACCTGGCCCGGCGACTGCGCCGCAGACCACCGGCGGTGCAGCCGGCGCAACCGCTGCCGTGCAACCCGGCCAGCCGCTGCTCGATGCCAACGGCCAGCAGATCATGGACCCGGCCACCGGCCAGCCGATGCTCGCCCCGTACCCGGCCGACAAGCGCCAGCAGTCGACCAAGAACTTCGAGCTGGACCGCTCCATCAGTCACGTTCGCCAGCAGCAAGGTCGCCTGACCCGACTGTCGGTGGCGGTGGTGGTCGACGACCAGCTCAAGGTCGACCCGGCCACCGGCAACAGCGCCCGTGCCCCCTGGGCTGCCGAAGACCTGGCGCGCTTCACTCGTCTGGTGCAGGACGCCGTGGGCTTCGATGCCAGTCGCGGCGACAGTGTCAGCGTGATCAACGTACCGTTCGCCGCCGACCGTGGCGAGGTGATCGCCGACATCCCGTTCTACACCCAGCCCTGGTTCTGGGACATCATCAAGCAAGTGATGGGTGTGTTGTTCATCCTGGTACTGGTGTTCGGCGTGCTGCGCCCGGTACTCAACAACATCACCGGCAACGGCAAGCAACCTGCCGCGGCCGATGGCGACATGGAACTGGGCGGTATGCTCGGTCTGGATGGCGAACTGGCCAACGACCGCGTCAGCCTGGGTGGTCCGCAAAGCATTCTGCTGCCGAGCCCGAGCGAGGGCTACGACGCACAGCTCAACGCAATCAAGAGCCTGGTGGCCGAAGACCCGGGTCGCGTGGCCCAGGTCGTGAAAGAGTGGATCAACGCCGATGAGTGATAACCGAGCCCTTACCGCCAAACTGTCCCGGGTCGACAAGGCAGCGATCCTGCTGTTGTCCCTGGGTGAAACCGACGCTGCCCAGGTGCTGCGGCACATGGGCCCCAAGGAAGTGCAGCGGGTCGGCGTGGCCATGGCGCAGATGGGCAACGTCCATCGCGAGCAGGTCGAGCAGGTGATGAGCGAGTTCGTCGAGATCGTCGGCGACCAGACCAGCCTGGGCGTCGGCTCCGACGGCTACATCCGCAAGATGCTCACCCAGGCCCTGGGCGAGGACAAGGCCAATGGCCTGATCGACCGCATCCTGCTCGGTGGCAACACCAGCGGCCTGGACAGCCTCAAGTGGATGGAGCCGCGTGCCGTGGCCGACGTCATCCGCTACGAGCACCCGCAGATCCAGGCCATCGTGGTGGCCTACCTGGACCCGGACCAGGCCGGCGAGGTACTGGGCAACTTCGACCACAAGGTGCGCCTGGACATCATCCTGCGCGTGTCGTCGTTGAACACCGTACAACCGGCGGCGCTCAAGGAACTCAACCAGATCCTCGAGAAGCAGTTCTCCGGCAACTCCAATGCCGCGCGCACCAACCTGGGCGGCATCAAGCGTGCTGCCGACATCATGAACTTCCTCGACAGCTCGGTGGAAGGCCAGTTGATGGACGCGATCCGCGACATCGACGGCGACCTCTCCGAGCAGATCGAAGACTTGATGTTCGTGTTCAACAACCTGGCCGACGTCGACGACCG
It encodes:
- the fliE gene encoding flagellar hook-basal body complex protein FliE, with the translated sequence MSQGVEFNRLMLDMRAMQMDAMSMPKAAAAPELGSSNFADMLGQAINKVSDTQQASTQLANAFEIGKSGVDLTDVMIASQKASVSFQALTQVRNKLVQAYQDIMQMPV
- the fliG gene encoding flagellar motor switch protein FliG — protein: MSDNRALTAKLSRVDKAAILLLSLGETDAAQVLRHMGPKEVQRVGVAMAQMGNVHREQVEQVMSEFVEIVGDQTSLGVGSDGYIRKMLTQALGEDKANGLIDRILLGGNTSGLDSLKWMEPRAVADVIRYEHPQIQAIVVAYLDPDQAGEVLGNFDHKVRLDIILRVSSLNTVQPAALKELNQILEKQFSGNSNAARTNLGGIKRAADIMNFLDSSVEGQLMDAIRDIDGDLSEQIEDLMFVFNNLADVDDRGIQALLREVSSDVLVVSLKGADEKVKDKIFKNMSKRASELLRDDLEAKGPVRVSDVEAAQKEILTIARRMAEAGEIVLGGKGGEEMI
- a CDS encoding sigma-54-dependent transcriptional regulator yields the protein MKAIKVLLVEDDRALRQALGDTLELGGFEYRAVGSAEEALEAVAAEAFSLVVSDVNMPGMDGHQLLALLRARQPHLPVLLMTAHAAVERAVEAMRQGAVDYLVKPFEPRALLDLVTRHALGVVAGQADEGPVACEPASAQLLELAARVARSDSTVLISGESGTGKEVLARYIHQQSRRANEPFVAINCAAIPDNMLEATLFGHEKGSFTGAIAAQAGKFEQADGGTLLLDEISEMPLALQAKLLRVLQEREVERVGGRRPIALDIRVVATTNRDLAGEVAAGRFREDLFYRLSVFPLAWRPLRERSADILPLAERLLARHVNKMKHAPVRLSPEARTCLQGYAWPGNVRELDNALQRALILQQGGVIEAADFCLAGVMPMFTTASAPAPALAVAPLEPAASGLGDDMRRHEFQMIIDTLRAERGRRKEAAERLGISPRTLRYKLAQMRDAGMDVEASLYAT
- the fliF gene encoding flagellar basal-body MS-ring/collar protein FliF: MAEAVVDNVPAKGSAAASKPPLFGMSFLENISQMPMLRQVGLLVGLAASVAIGFAVVLWSQQPDYRPLYGSLAGMDTKQVMETLAAADIPYTVEPNSGALLVKSDDISRARLKLAAAGVAPGDGNVGFEILDKEQGLGTSQFMEATRYRRGLEGELARTVSSLNNVKAARVHLAIPKSSVFVRDERKPSASVLVELYPGRALEAGQVMAIVNLVATSVPELNKADVTVVDQKGNLLSDQVHNSELTMAGKQFDYSRRMEGMLTQRVHNILQPVLGNDRYKAEVSADVDFSAVESTSEQFNPDQPALRSEQSVNEQRSSSMGPQGVPGALSNQPPGPATAPQTTGGAAGATAAVQPGQPLLDANGQQIMDPATGQPMLAPYPADKRQQSTKNFELDRSISHVRQQQGRLTRLSVAVVVDDQLKVDPATGNSARAPWAAEDLARFTRLVQDAVGFDASRGDSVSVINVPFAADRGEVIADIPFYTQPWFWDIIKQVMGVLFILVLVFGVLRPVLNNITGNGKQPAAADGDMELGGMLGLDGELANDRVSLGGPQSILLPSPSEGYDAQLNAIKSLVAEDPGRVAQVVKEWINADE
- a CDS encoding sensor histidine kinase codes for the protein MPQAAPISCVPEVKGQNAAEQESRLGLEQAFALFDQVSSQLSESYNLLEARVTELKGELAVVSAQRMAELAEKERLANRLQNLLDLLPGGVIVIDAQGRVREANPAACDLLGEPLEGELWREVIARSFAPRDDDGHEVSLRDGRRLSIATRSLDAEPGQLVLLNDLTETRQLQGQLARHERLSSLGKMVASLAHQIRTPLSAALLYASHLAEQTLPVETQQRFAGNLKERLHELEHQVRDMLVFARGELPLTDRLTPKALFQALQQAAQAHVQGHEVRWQCDSHLGELLCNRDTLVGALLNLIENALQASTEPARLKVHLYRRGQVLRLCISDAGAGIDSALLARLGEPFLTTKATGTGLGLAVVKAVTRAHQGVLQLRSRPGRGTCALVTLPLIDARNMESTQ